Proteins from a genomic interval of Bombus affinis isolate iyBomAffi1 chromosome 16, iyBomAffi1.2, whole genome shotgun sequence:
- the LOC126925782 gene encoding twinfilin isoform X2 translates to MSHQTGIKANDALKKLFAKCRDGKIRILKVSIENEELTPAASSKPVNKWQDDYDKMIKPLIIENQPAYILYRLDTKSSDSGYDWLFISWSPDTAPVRQKMLYASTKATLKQEFGTASIKEELHGTVPEDITLEGYHKYKRNNAAPAPLTTAEEELAELKKNTVTTDYSVETRHQTLSGVAFPVTDEAKQAIMELGKGIHEYVQLKIDLEEEKIHLVMACEVSLDKLPTKVPSDSARYHLYNFKHTHEGDYMECIVFIYSMPGYSCSIKERMLYSSCKAPLLELIQSLGVTITKKLEVNSGEELADMLEDPPTIKETAAITPATPSTPYAPPQSISEKKSKQKRSCILS, encoded by the exons CGAACGATGCCCTTAAGAAATTGTTTGCTAAGTGTCGAGATGGAAAAATACGAATCTTGAAAGTTTCCATTGAGAATG AGGAACTAACACCTGCTGCTTCTTCAAAACCAGTGAATAAGTGGCAAGATGATTATGATAAGATGATCAAACCGTTGATCATTGAGAATCAACCTGCATATATTCTTTATCGATTAGATACTAAGTCTTCTGACTCTGGTTATGACTGGTTATTTATCTCTTGGTCACCTGATACTGCACCAGTTAGGCAAAAGATGTTATATGCGTCGACAAAAGCAACTTTGAAACAAGAATTTGGAACTGCATCTATAAAGGAAGAATTGCATGGTACGGTGCCAGAGGATATAACATTAGAAGGTTATCACAAATACAAAAGGAATAATGCTGCACCGGCACCATTAACCACTGCAGAAGAAGAATTAGCAGAACTTAAAAAAAACACAGTTACTACGGATTATAGTGTAGAAACAAGGCATCAAACATTGAGTGGTGTTGCCTTCCCTGTTACGGATGAGGCAAAACAAGCGATCATGGAGCTTGGCAAAGGTATACATGAATATGTTCAATTAAAAATTGACTTAGAAGAGGAGAAGATACATTTAGTTATGGCTTGTGAAGTTTCATTGGATAAACTACCAACAAAAGTCCCATCTGATTCTGCTAGATATCATCTTTATAATTTTAAGCACACGCACGAAGGAGATTACATGGAATGTATAG TTTTTATATACAGCATGCCAGGATACAGTTGCAGTATTAAGGAAAGGATGTTATATTCATCATGTAAAGCTCCACTATTAGAACTTATTCAATCACTTGGAGTGACTATAACGAAAAaa TTGGAAGTAAATAGTGGTGAGGAATTGGCAGACATGTTGGAAGATCCTCCAACTATAAAAGAAACAGCTGCAATAACTCCTGCAACTCCATCAACGCCCTATGCTCCTCCTCAATCTATATCCGAGAAAAAGTCAAAACAGAAGAGATCTTGTATCTTGAGTTAA
- the LOC126925782 gene encoding twinfilin isoform X3 yields MSHQTGIKANDALKKLFAKCRDGKIRILKVSIENEELTPAASSKPVNKWQDDYDKMIKPLIIENQPAYILYRLDTKSSDSGYDWLFISWSPDTAPVRQKMLYASTKATLKQEFGTASIKEELHGTVPEDITLEGYHKYKRNNAAPAPLTTAEEELAELKKNTVTTDYSVETRHQTLSGVAFPVTDEAKQAIMELGKGIHEYVQLKIDLEEEKIHLVMACEVSLDKLPTKVPSDSARYHLYNFKHTHEGDYMECIVFIYSMPGYSCSIKERMLYSSCKAPLLELIQSLGVTITKKDHLKLVNHIKIYMLIER; encoded by the exons CGAACGATGCCCTTAAGAAATTGTTTGCTAAGTGTCGAGATGGAAAAATACGAATCTTGAAAGTTTCCATTGAGAATG AGGAACTAACACCTGCTGCTTCTTCAAAACCAGTGAATAAGTGGCAAGATGATTATGATAAGATGATCAAACCGTTGATCATTGAGAATCAACCTGCATATATTCTTTATCGATTAGATACTAAGTCTTCTGACTCTGGTTATGACTGGTTATTTATCTCTTGGTCACCTGATACTGCACCAGTTAGGCAAAAGATGTTATATGCGTCGACAAAAGCAACTTTGAAACAAGAATTTGGAACTGCATCTATAAAGGAAGAATTGCATGGTACGGTGCCAGAGGATATAACATTAGAAGGTTATCACAAATACAAAAGGAATAATGCTGCACCGGCACCATTAACCACTGCAGAAGAAGAATTAGCAGAACTTAAAAAAAACACAGTTACTACGGATTATAGTGTAGAAACAAGGCATCAAACATTGAGTGGTGTTGCCTTCCCTGTTACGGATGAGGCAAAACAAGCGATCATGGAGCTTGGCAAAGGTATACATGAATATGTTCAATTAAAAATTGACTTAGAAGAGGAGAAGATACATTTAGTTATGGCTTGTGAAGTTTCATTGGATAAACTACCAACAAAAGTCCCATCTGATTCTGCTAGATATCATCTTTATAATTTTAAGCACACGCACGAAGGAGATTACATGGAATGTATAG TTTTTATATACAGCATGCCAGGATACAGTTGCAGTATTAAGGAAAGGATGTTATATTCATCATGTAAAGCTCCACTATTAGAACTTATTCAATCACTTGGAGTGACTATAACGAAAAaa GATCATTTAAAACTGGTAAATCATATTAAAATCTATATGCTTattgaaagataa
- the LOC126925799 gene encoding RPII140-upstream gene protein produces MLRTIIDRRLICTAFFPFASSSDNTSNDKWVDTSKVKGFLSKYRCYFYDEKGYPTKEVQSVLNVTCAGSATGFILGALYKLKDVPQRFKHENQATLYENKFQYQQNLQRRIEIVTFKAGFPFAMKVGLFCFLFSSMSSFFYVYRGYKFDILNSTFSGAITGFIFKMNMGVKGSIAGTVVGTILGTFYGSVTQFFLWISGAKMENLYEAGAKLMNARRDKIKEHAKALKADELSELQKTYIKKQEANEALSKKEKE; encoded by the exons atGTTACGTACAATAATAGATAGAAGATTAATCTGCACTGCGTTTTTCCCATTTGCTTCTTCGTCCGATAACACTTCCAATGATAAGTGGGTAGATACATCCAAAGTAAAAGGGTTTTTAAGCAAATACAGATGTTACTTTTATGACGA AAAAGGGTATCCAACCAAAGAGGTACAATCAGTCTTGAATGTAACTTGTGCAGGGAGTGCAACAGGATTTATCTTGGGtgcattatataaattaaaggaTGTACCACAAAGATTCAAACATGAGAATCAAGCTACATTATATGAAAATAAGTTTCAATATCAACAGAATCTGCAAAGAAGAATTGAAATTGTTACGTTTAAAGCAGGTTTTCCATTTGCCATGAAAGTTGGACTTTTTTGTTTCTTATTCTC GAGCATGTCTTCATTCTTCTATGTATATAGAGGATACAAATTTGATATACTAAATTCCACATTTAGTGGTGCTATAACTGGTTTCATATTCAAAATGAATATGGGTGTAAAGGGATCAATTGCAGGAACTGTAGTAGGTACAATATTGGGTACCTTTTATGGCTCTGTCACACAATTCTTTTTATGGATAAGTGGAGCTAAAATGGAGAACCTTTATGAAGCTGGAGCCAaattaatgaacgcaagacgaGA tAAAATAAAAGAACATGCAAAGGCCCTGAAAGCAGACGAATTATCAGAACTGCAAAAGACGTATATTAAGAAACAAGAAGCGAATGAAGCACTTAGTAAGAAGGAGAAAGAGTAA
- the LOC126925782 gene encoding twinfilin isoform X1 codes for MSHQTGIKANDALKKLFAKCRDGKIRILKVSIENEELTPAASSKPVNKWQDDYDKMIKPLIIENQPAYILYRLDTKSSDSGYDWLFISWSPDTAPVRQKMLYASTKATLKQEFGTASIKEELHGTVPEDITLEGYHKYKRNNAAPAPLTTAEEELAELKKNTVTTDYSVETRHQTLSGVAFPVTDEAKQAIMELGKGIHEYVQLKIDLEEEKIHLVMACEVSLDKLPTKVPSDSARYHLYNFKHTHEGDYMECIVFIYSMPGYSCSIKERMLYSSCKAPLLELIQSLGVTITKKLEIDDGRELTEEFLQEELHPKISLHQPKFAKPKGPPGRGAKRLTKVQDLGTSEQEI; via the exons CGAACGATGCCCTTAAGAAATTGTTTGCTAAGTGTCGAGATGGAAAAATACGAATCTTGAAAGTTTCCATTGAGAATG AGGAACTAACACCTGCTGCTTCTTCAAAACCAGTGAATAAGTGGCAAGATGATTATGATAAGATGATCAAACCGTTGATCATTGAGAATCAACCTGCATATATTCTTTATCGATTAGATACTAAGTCTTCTGACTCTGGTTATGACTGGTTATTTATCTCTTGGTCACCTGATACTGCACCAGTTAGGCAAAAGATGTTATATGCGTCGACAAAAGCAACTTTGAAACAAGAATTTGGAACTGCATCTATAAAGGAAGAATTGCATGGTACGGTGCCAGAGGATATAACATTAGAAGGTTATCACAAATACAAAAGGAATAATGCTGCACCGGCACCATTAACCACTGCAGAAGAAGAATTAGCAGAACTTAAAAAAAACACAGTTACTACGGATTATAGTGTAGAAACAAGGCATCAAACATTGAGTGGTGTTGCCTTCCCTGTTACGGATGAGGCAAAACAAGCGATCATGGAGCTTGGCAAAGGTATACATGAATATGTTCAATTAAAAATTGACTTAGAAGAGGAGAAGATACATTTAGTTATGGCTTGTGAAGTTTCATTGGATAAACTACCAACAAAAGTCCCATCTGATTCTGCTAGATATCATCTTTATAATTTTAAGCACACGCACGAAGGAGATTACATGGAATGTATAG TTTTTATATACAGCATGCCAGGATACAGTTGCAGTATTAAGGAAAGGATGTTATATTCATCATGTAAAGCTCCACTATTAGAACTTATTCAATCACTTGGAGTGACTATAACGAAAAaa CTTGAAATAGATGATGGAAGAGAACTAACTGAAGAATTTTTACAAGAGGAATTGCATCCAAAAATCAGTTTACATCAGCCAAAATTTGCGAAACCTAAGGGTCCACCAGGCAGAGGGGCAAAACGTTTAACCAAGGTTCAAGATTTAGGAACTTCGGAACAagagatttaa